A genomic stretch from Scheffersomyces stipitis CBS 6054 chromosome 6, complete sequence includes:
- a CDS encoding predicted protein, with the protein MARGNQRDLARAKNLKKQQDAAKNAKKSGDPAKRMESDAEKMRRKQAEGMW; encoded by the coding sequence ATGGCCAGAGGGAATCAGAGAGATTTGGCCAGAGCtaagaatttgaagaagcaacagGATGCTGCCAAGAACGCAAAGAAGAGTGGCGATCCTGCCAAAAGAATGGAGAGTGATGCTGAGAAGAtgagaagaaagcaagCTGAAGGTATGTGGTAA